From a single Pseudoalteromonas sp. Scap06 genomic region:
- a CDS encoding MFS transporter yields MSLRLALILLTVISVVCDTLLLPFYPQFFASEFAISNATLIGLFVANCCITVMLALPLWAKVAKKYNELALWLVTQVVAAGFGLLCYFATNVWEFWIYYQLMLVLKASYLLIYPFALRLEQQTKHLSIIGLFSVLMHFGAIGGALIGGYFFSLAEPRYALLLSSAGDLVQVLLCAYLMYSLKTGIYQQAIATEKPRERIPYFIWQFCFLSVVVYFSAFLIRPFFTTHWQALNAQSSTLQSAVVYAIPAFAALVMLVFNHFRQHLPLPTLSRTSTLLCALILGALGLYLQAQESVGLVILSRVLYGFALFQVMVLLEVMLFAKSEPAHYGSDFAKVHIAQNIGVILASLLVGMSVEHLSTTVVFYFAAIGFASLAFILLWRVKAVARTARSAS; encoded by the coding sequence ATGAGTCTTCGTTTAGCGCTAATTTTGCTGACGGTTATTTCGGTGGTATGCGATACCTTGTTGCTACCGTTTTATCCGCAATTTTTTGCTAGTGAATTTGCTATTAGTAACGCCACGTTAATCGGCCTCTTTGTGGCTAACTGTTGTATTACTGTAATGCTGGCTTTACCACTATGGGCTAAGGTCGCTAAAAAATACAATGAGTTGGCTTTGTGGTTAGTAACCCAAGTAGTAGCCGCTGGTTTTGGTCTGCTTTGCTACTTTGCGACCAATGTGTGGGAGTTTTGGATTTACTACCAACTTATGTTGGTGCTAAAGGCAAGCTACCTACTTATATACCCATTTGCACTGCGATTAGAGCAACAAACTAAGCATTTATCTATTATTGGTTTGTTTTCTGTATTGATGCATTTTGGTGCGATTGGTGGTGCTTTAATTGGTGGTTACTTCTTTAGTTTAGCAGAGCCACGCTATGCGTTATTACTCAGTAGTGCCGGTGACCTAGTTCAGGTTTTATTATGCGCCTACTTAATGTATTCATTAAAAACAGGTATTTATCAGCAAGCAATAGCGACTGAAAAACCGCGAGAACGTATTCCCTATTTTATTTGGCAATTTTGCTTTTTAAGTGTGGTGGTTTATTTTAGCGCGTTTTTAATTCGCCCCTTCTTTACTACTCATTGGCAAGCATTAAACGCACAAAGCAGCACCTTGCAAAGCGCTGTTGTATACGCCATTCCTGCCTTTGCCGCGCTTGTTATGCTGGTTTTTAACCATTTCAGGCAGCATTTACCACTGCCAACATTAAGCCGCACTAGCACTTTGTTATGTGCACTTATTTTAGGGGCGCTTGGGCTTTATTTACAAGCGCAGGAGTCGGTTGGGTTAGTGATTTTATCACGTGTTTTATATGGTTTTGCGCTATTTCAAGTGATGGTACTGCTAGAAGTAATGCTATTTGCCAAAAGTGAGCCTGCACATTACGGCAGCGACTTTGCCAAAGTGCACATTGCTCAAAACATCGGGGTTATTTTAGCGTCGTTACTAGTGGGTATGAGCGTAGAGCATCTTTCAACAACGGTTGTGTTTTACTTTGCTGCTATTGGCTTTGCAAGCCTTGCCTTTATTTTGCTTTGGCGGGTTAAGGCTGTTGCTCGAACTGCGCGTTCAGCGTCTTAG
- a CDS encoding lysine N(6)-hydroxylase/L-ornithine N(5)-oxygenase family protein translates to MDNQPYDFIAIGLGPFNLSLACLSEPLEDVKSLFLEQRSEFDWHPGMMLEGVTLQTPFMSDLVTMADPTSQYSFLNYAKLNNRLYPFYIRESFFLLRREYNLYCQWVCSQLSNVNFEQTVTQVEFCPQSECYTVSCNTPNGMQHYVTRHIVLGTGPAPYIPDCAVQSNSNNVMHSSDFCHRLDELKAAKRVTVVGAGQSAAEIYHTLLQQAVPQGLQLDWIARSPRYFPLEYTKLTLEMTSPEYVDYFYNLKTEQRDWLNQNQKNLFKGINGDLINDIFDTLYAQSLDGPISTTFKTNSRLTGTQKVGKRLLTEFYHQELEQPFSIETDFLICATGFKYQRPAFLNNIAHQLPQDEQGRYLVSREYAVDSEQKRIFVQNAEQHTHGFVTPDLGMACYRNSIILREILGYSPYQVEQKIAFQNFDLSDVTLSAQQQSSAA, encoded by the coding sequence ATGGATAATCAACCTTACGATTTTATAGCTATTGGCCTTGGCCCATTTAACTTATCTTTAGCGTGTTTAAGTGAACCGCTCGAAGATGTAAAAAGCCTGTTTTTGGAACAGCGCAGTGAGTTTGATTGGCACCCTGGAATGATGCTTGAGGGCGTTACATTACAAACTCCGTTTATGTCGGATTTAGTAACCATGGCAGATCCAACCAGCCAATATAGCTTTTTAAATTATGCCAAATTGAATAATCGGTTATACCCGTTTTATATTCGCGAAAGCTTTTTTTTATTGCGCCGTGAATACAACTTATATTGCCAATGGGTTTGCTCGCAGCTTTCAAATGTTAACTTTGAACAAACAGTCACTCAAGTTGAATTTTGCCCGCAAAGTGAGTGTTATACCGTTAGCTGTAACACCCCTAATGGCATGCAACATTATGTGACTCGCCATATTGTTTTGGGCACAGGGCCTGCACCGTATATTCCTGATTGCGCTGTGCAAAGTAACTCAAATAACGTAATGCACAGTAGCGATTTTTGTCATCGGCTTGATGAATTAAAAGCGGCTAAACGAGTTACCGTGGTAGGGGCTGGGCAAAGTGCAGCAGAAATTTACCACACCTTATTGCAGCAAGCAGTACCGCAAGGTTTGCAGTTAGATTGGATAGCACGCTCACCGCGCTATTTCCCGCTTGAGTATACTAAGCTCACCCTTGAAATGACCTCTCCTGAGTATGTTGATTACTTTTATAATTTAAAAACTGAGCAGCGAGATTGGCTCAATCAAAACCAAAAAAATCTATTTAAGGGCATTAACGGCGATTTAATTAACGACATTTTCGACACCCTCTACGCGCAAAGCCTTGATGGGCCAATTTCTACTACATTTAAAACTAACAGCAGGCTAACAGGCACTCAAAAAGTAGGTAAGCGTTTACTGACTGAGTTTTATCATCAGGAGCTTGAGCAGCCCTTTTCAATAGAAACCGACTTTTTAATTTGTGCCACGGGCTTTAAATATCAGCGCCCTGCTTTTTTAAATAATATTGCCCACCAATTACCCCAAGATGAGCAAGGTCGTTATTTAGTGAGTCGTGAATATGCGGTAGATAGCGAACAAAAACGTATTTTTGTACAAAATGCCGAGCAGCATACTCATGGTTTTGTAACTCCAGATTTAGGTATGGCTTGCTACCGTAATAGTATTATTTTACGTGAAATTTTAGGTTATTCGCCTTATCAGGTTGAGCAAAAAATTGCTTTTCAAAACTTTGATTTAAGTGATGTAACCCTATCAGCACAACAGCAGAGTAGCGCCGCATGA